From Bordetella flabilis, the proteins below share one genomic window:
- the thrC gene encoding threonine synthase, with protein MKYVSTRGGMAPQSFSDILLEGLAPDGGLAVPEVLPRLSAETLAGWRGLPYADLAFEVLSLFADDIPADDLRRLTRAAYTEQIFGSEDIVPLRPLGGGLSLLGLSEGPTLAFKDMAMQFLGQVFEYVLTKRGTTLNILGATSGDTGSAAEYALRGKKGVAVFMLSPHGRMSAFQRAQMYSLQDPNIHNIAVHGVFDDCQDIVKALAGDLKFKAECRIGAVNSINWARIAAQVVYYIHGWLKATTRADQQVSFAVPSGNFGNILAGHIARRMGLPVRHLVLATNENNVLEEFFRTGVYRPRPAVQTYATSSPSMDISRASNFERFVYDLVGGDAARVAALWKELAGTGQFDLSSLRPAFASQYGFVAGASSHADRLATIRSTYDESGVLIDPHTADGVKVAQAYVEPGVPMLVLETALPAKFSDTIEEALGRRVPPPAALADLESLPQRVQILDCDAEAVKAYVRTHAAL; from the coding sequence GTGAAATACGTTTCCACGCGTGGCGGCATGGCGCCGCAAAGTTTCTCCGACATCCTGCTGGAAGGGCTGGCCCCCGACGGCGGCCTGGCCGTGCCGGAGGTCCTGCCGCGCCTGTCCGCCGAGACGCTCGCCGGCTGGCGCGGGTTGCCTTATGCGGACCTGGCGTTCGAAGTGCTGAGCCTGTTCGCCGACGATATCCCGGCGGACGACCTGCGCCGGCTGACGCGCGCCGCCTATACCGAGCAGATCTTCGGCAGCGAGGACATCGTGCCCTTGCGGCCCCTGGGCGGCGGGCTGAGCCTGCTGGGCTTGTCCGAGGGCCCGACCCTGGCCTTCAAGGACATGGCCATGCAGTTCCTGGGGCAGGTTTTCGAATACGTGCTGACCAAGCGCGGCACGACCCTGAATATCCTGGGCGCCACCTCCGGCGATACGGGGTCGGCCGCCGAATATGCCTTGCGCGGCAAGAAGGGCGTGGCGGTATTCATGCTGTCGCCGCACGGGCGCATGAGCGCTTTCCAGCGCGCCCAGATGTATTCGCTGCAGGATCCGAACATCCACAATATCGCGGTGCACGGCGTCTTCGACGACTGCCAGGACATCGTCAAGGCGCTGGCCGGCGACCTGAAGTTCAAGGCCGAGTGCCGCATCGGCGCCGTCAATTCGATCAACTGGGCGCGCATCGCGGCTCAGGTGGTGTACTACATCCACGGTTGGCTGAAGGCCACCACGCGGGCGGACCAGCAGGTGTCCTTCGCGGTGCCGTCCGGCAACTTCGGCAATATCCTGGCAGGCCATATCGCCCGCCGCATGGGTCTGCCGGTGCGTCACCTGGTGCTGGCGACCAACGAGAACAACGTCCTCGAGGAATTTTTCCGTACGGGCGTCTACCGCCCGCGGCCTGCCGTGCAGACCTACGCGACCTCCAGTCCTTCGATGGATATTTCGCGCGCCTCGAATTTCGAGCGTTTCGTGTACGACCTGGTCGGCGGCGATGCCGCACGGGTGGCCGCGCTGTGGAAAGAGCTGGCGGGTACCGGGCAGTTCGACCTGTCATCGCTGCGGCCCGCGTTCGCATCGCAATATGGTTTTGTCGCGGGCGCCAGTTCGCATGCCGACCGCCTGGCGACGATACGCTCCACCTATGACGAGAGCGGCGTGTTGATCGATCCGCACACCGCCGACGGCGTCAAGGTGGCGCAGGCCTATGTGGAGCCGGGCGTGCCCATGCTGGTGCTGGAAACCGCGTTGCCGGCCAAGTTCTCCGACACCATCGAGGAAGCGCTGGGCCGGCGCGTGCCGCCTCCCGCGGCGCTGGCGG